GGAGGAGGTGCCCATGAGCAATAAAGTGACGATCCCATTGACCATGTATGGTGTAGCCGAAGTGTTGAAGTGGTGCATTGACCGTAACAACGGCCGTGTACCCGGAGTCGATACAGAAGGCTTCAAGAAGATGCAGGCGCTGTTAGCCGAGAAGCCGACATCCAATGATTACCTGGCCCTCGACCAATTCTGGAAGAAGCAGATTGCGTTGGAATTAACGGAAGATGAAGTATCGACCATCGACCGCTGCCTGTATGACATTCCGAATTTCGACAACGAACCGCTGCCGCAAATTCGCCATAAGTTTTGGCCTCAGGCCGCCGGTGTTGCATCTCACTAAGCGATCTTCCCCGGTGTAGCCCTTTCAAGCTTGAGATCCACCCGCAGTCGCTGTGTCTTGCGGGTGGGTTTCGTCGAGATGAGTGCCGGCGCCAAGACGATCCTATCTTACAGAGTCCCGGCTGTCTGTTACTTGTGACGATCAGCTCCTACCGACCCCGGTCACAGGGCCTCCTTCCTAACTGAACTCTGCCTGAACTCGATTCTGTCGTACTCCGATGGCCCCGATTCTGCCCAGACTGTTTCGACCAATGACATCACCCTCGACGTCGCCTACGGCAGGGATGGGGCATGCGTGTGCGAGGTAGAACGGGAGTGCACCGGCCGGTGTGGTAGAACGGGCAACAAAAAACCCGCCCTGCAGCCTCGGCGCAGGGCGGGTCACGATGATAGGACTTCCATGGAGACTGGCGCGGGCAGCTCCCGCCGACAACCGGCTAGAGTGACCCTTCACCCTTAAGAAACTTCCTGAACCGCCCCATGAGTTCTGCCCCTAAGGTACCGCCTTCCGGCTTCTTCACCTCGGGATCACTGAAATGCGATCGGATTTCCTGCAGTCGTTTTTCCGCCTGATCGTTTCCCTGCAGCCGTTTGGTTTTCTGCAGCGCGGTATCGAAGGCGTCGAACGTCAACTCGTTATAGCCGAACGACCGGATTCTCTTCACGGCCTTCATCATGGCCTGGTTGCGGAACGTGGTGAGGTGTTCCGAGTCGACCTCTTTGAGACCCAGCTTGCGGGCTCTGCGTTCCGCCGCCTTCCGAATGCCGCTGCGAACGAAGTCCGGCGACGTTTGCAGTCGCTTCCACGCCTCATCGCTCCATGCTATGCGCTCCTGAGGCGCCTCCCACAATTGCACCGCAGTGTGCTCATCAATCCTGGTCAACCCTTTCTCTCGCGCAAGTTCCTCGGTGTCGTGCTTGATCATGTCGCTCACAAAGTCCATCGCGATCGGGGGAGACTCTTTGATTTTTTGCTGGAGCAACGCCAGGGCGCCCTCGGTCCATTCCATCGGGGCCGCCTCTTGCTCGCGGATCTCCCCGAGGGCTTCAACCTTTTCAAACAGATCGACATTCACCTCCATATGACCACCCTTTCGGGCAATCTCGTCGGCGATCTGCTTGATCATCCCCCGCATGAACTCCGGCACCGCCGCCAGACGTTCCTTTGCCGCAGCCGTCCATGGCAGCTGGCCCTTGGCCATTTGGTCGGCAGCCTCGGCCATGCCGCCTTCGCCGCCCATGGTCCCCATCATTTGGCCCTTGAACTGTTCGAGAATTTCTTCGGTTATTTCGGCATAACCCAATTCCCGCGCCTTTTTCTCGGCCAAGCGACGGACCATCCCACGCAAAAACATGGGCGCGCGCTCCATACGTTTGAGTGCGCCGTCGCTCCACCGGACCTCAGGGGCTGTTAGATTTGACGACTCTGCCACGGTATCACTCCTATTACTTATTGAGTAATTCCTTCAGTTCCTTGCCTGCCTTGAAGAATGGCACACGCTTGGCCGGAACCGCAACCGTCGCGCCGGTCTTGGGGTTGCGACCTTCTTTCATCCGCCTGGCGCGGAGACGAAAACTTCCGAATCCCCGGATTTCCGTCTTGTTGCCGCTTCGCAGCGAGTCCCGAATACAATCAAAGATAGTATTGACCACGATCTCCGCTTGCCGTTTTGTGAGCGTCGTGACCTGCTCCGATACCCGCTCGATAATCTGCGCTTTGGTCATCGTCCCTCTCCTCGTGGGGTGGGCTTACGTGCGGCTGAATTGCTGCATCACCGTCACCCTGGTGCTCCGGCCGCTCAGAACGCCATCAGGTATTTCAGTTTGACGCCGGTATCCAACTCCAACTTCGGAAAGACCGACGCCCACCGTGATTCGATAATGTCCCGAAATGAGAACCGCTTGCGCGGCTCCACGACTTTCGGCTCGCCTTCCATGCCGGCGATATCCGCCGCGATATGGATGGCATCATCGAGATCACCCAACTCATCGACCAGACGCGCCTCTTTAGCCTGACGCCCGGTATAAATCCGCCCGTCGGCCAACGGCTCCACCTCGGACACCTCCAGCGATCGGCCGTCGGCCACAGCTTGGATGAACTGGTGATGCACGTCGTCCATCACGGATTGCAGGAGTTTGCGTTCCTCATCGCTCATTTTCCGCAACGGCGAGCCGACATCCTTGAATCGCCCGCTCTTGATGACCACCCCTTCGACCCCGACTTTTTTCATCAGGCCTTCGAAGTTCGCCATTTCCATGATCACGCCGATACTCCCGGTCAGGGTCCCGGGATTGGCGATGATCCGGTCCGTGGCCGCAGCGATGTAGTACCCCCCGGAGGCGGCGACCGTCCCCATGGAGGCGATCACGGCCTTGTTGCTCTTATTCTTCACTCGCTTCACGGCATCGTGTATCTCCTGCGAAGGCACGACCCCGCCCCCCGGGCTGTCGATCCGCAACACGATCGCTTTGACCAGCGGGTTTTCGCTGTAGTGTTTCAGCTCGCTGATCGTCGCTTGGGCATCAAGGATGACGCCCTCAACACGAATGAGCGCCACACGATCCTGCCCCGAAAAATCAAGGTCGGGGAGGAGCGCATTGATGAGTATCAACGCCCCTCCCCCGATGACGATCGCCCAGAGTATCCGGCGCAGCATGCTCCGCTTTGGTGAAATCGCGGTGTCTGCTTGTGGCCCCATTCGATCTCCGGGTGTTTAGGCTTCGGAATCGCTCTGATTATCTTTGCGCTTCCGGCTCTGCTTGGCCGCGCGTCCCAGGCTCTGGTCGATGCCGCCCTGAGATGCGTGGAATTCCTCCACCTGACGCCGATCCGAGTCGAGCTGATGATCGCGCAGACTAAGCGCAATCTTCCGCTCCTCACGATCGACCTTGATGATCTTTGCCGTGACTTCGTCCTGCAACTTGAACTTCTCTTCCATACGGACGTTGGCATCCAGACCGACTTCACTGATGTGGATCAAGCCTTCCACGTCGCCGTCCAACTCGATGAAGAGTCCAAAGTCGGCAATCTTGCTGACCTTGCCGGTGATGCTATCGCCCACCCGGTAGCGGTTCGGAATCTGCTCCTCCCACGGGTCACGGGACAATTGCTTGTACCCCAGCGAGAGTCGCTCCTTTTCCTTGTCGATACGAATCACGACGGCATCCACCTTCTGCCCCTTCTTGAACAGCTCGGACGGATGCTTGATGTGCTTGGTCCAGGACATATCAGAGATGTGGATCAAGCCATCGATGCCTTCTTCCAACCCGACGAACGCGCCGAAATCAGTCAGGCTCTTCACCTTTCCTTCGATGCGCGTACCGGCCGGATACTTGGCCTCGATCATATCCCAGGGGTTAGGAGCCGTCTGCTTCATGCCCAGGGAAATCTTCCGGCTTCCCGGATCAATGTTCAACACGGCGGCCTCGACCTGATCGCCCACCGACACGACGCGGGACGGATGGCGCACTTCGTGCGTCCAGGACATCTCCGACACGTGCACCAAGCCCTCCACTCCGGGCTCCAGTTCCACAAAGGCGCCGTAATCGGTCAAGCTGACCACTCGGCCACGCACGCGCGTGCCCACCGGATACTTGCCCGCCACACCGGTCCACGGATCCGCCGACTTCTGCTTCAAGCCCAGCGAAATACGGCCGGTCTCCCGATCGTACTTGAGGACCGTGACTTCCACCTTATCGCTGACCTGGAACAACTCGGAGGGATGCCCCACGCGGCCCCAGGACATATCGGTGATGTGCAACAGACCATCGATACCGCCGAGGTCGATGAACGCTCCGTAATCGGTGATGTTCTTGACCGTGCCTTGAATCAACTGCCCTTCCTTCAGGGTGGACAAGGTCGTCTGACGGCGACGGTCGCGCGTCTCTTCCAGCAACACGCGCCGGGACACGACCACGTTGCCGCGACGATGGTTGATCTTGATGATCTTGAGGGGAAAGGTCTTTCCGACCAAACTGTCGAGATCGCGAACCGGATGCAGATCGATCTGCGAGCCGGGCAAGAACGCTTTGACGCCGATATCGACCATCATGCCGCCCTTGATACGGGAAATGATTTTACCCTCGATGCTTTTTTCCTCTTTGTGGAGCTTCTCCAATTCCTCCCAGATTTTCATCTTGTCGGCTTTTTCTTTGGAGAGCACCAGATTGCCGTCGGCATCTTCACATTCTTCGAGATACACCTGGAGACGATCGCCCACCTTCAATTGCGCCAGTTCCTCATGGGAGAACTGGTCAGCCGGGATCATGCCCTCAGACTTGTAGCCGATATCGACCACCACCTTGTCTTTGCCGATGGCGACCACCATGCCTTCGGTGATGGTGCCTTCCTCAAAATTGCGGAAGGTCTCCTCATACATCGCCGCCAAGGCATCGCGATCAAGTTTGGGTTCGCTCTGGGGTGTGACAGTACTCATGAAAACATCCTCGTCCTCCGGCTCGCGCCGGGTGCTGATTGTGAAAAAGGCCCGCGTCTTACTCAGCGTTGCAAGACTGGGCTGTGGGTGTGGCGGCGGACCTATGGGACGCTCCGGCTTGAGCCTGACCGTCCCCCGGATTCGGAACCTGTCCGAGCTCCGCAATCTTTGCCATCACCGTCCGACTAACATGTTGATAAAATGCCTTCCCTTCCAACCGAGTGGCATCTTGGGAAAAATCCAACGGATCGCCGTAGGCCACCGTGACCCGGCGGAACCTCGGCCACTTGGCGCCGGGAGGCAGCACCTCAAACGTCCCACCGATGTGCGCCGGCACAACGCGGCATCCCGTCTGCGACACGATCACCCCGATCCCGGGCTTCCCCGGTTTCAAGGCACCGGTCATCGTCCGCCCCCCTTCGGGGAAAATGGCGACCGCCTTGCCCTCTTGCACCAACGAGACGGCCTTACTGAACGCTTCTCGATCCAGACGCCCGATCCGCAACGGAATCCATCCCAAGGCCTGCAACAGACCATTGAGCAGTGGAATCGGAAACAGGTCGTGTCGCCCCATATACCACACCCGCCTCGGAACACCGCAGCCAAGCAGCGGGATATCCAAATAGCTGGCATGGTTTGACGCGATCAGGAGCCCGCCCTGACGCGGCACCGTGCCGACGGTACGATACCGGAAACATACCCAGCCGATGGCACGAGACAGGACCCACAACAGGGCGTACAGTGCGGAGCTCACAATCGCGCCGCAACCACAGCCATCATATGCGCAACGACAGCGTCCACCGACATGCTCGACGTATCGATGCATTCCGCATCAGGTGCGGGGATCAACGGCGCCACCGTGCGTGAGCGATCACGATCATCACGTCCGGTCAGATCACGCTTCGTCTGGTCAAACTGCACCGAATGCCCGGCGGCCACCAGCTCACGGTGCCGCCTGGTGGCGCGAACCTCGGCGTCCGCTTCTAGAAAAAATTTCACGTCGGCCTGGGGGAAAACCTTCGTTCCGATATCTCGGCCTTCAGCAACGACACAGCCTTCCGCACCGATCTTCCGCTGCACAGGCAGAAGCCATTCGCGGACGGCCGGAATGGCCGAGACCACGGACGCTAGCGCGGTCACCGCAGGCGTTCGCAACTCCCCGGTGATGTCACGGCCATCCAGTAATACATGCGACTGCTCCGGGCCGCAGGCCATATGCAAGATGGTCTTTGGGAGCAACCCCGCGATGGCGCGTTGATCCTCGGGACTCACGCCCATGTCCTGCACTTTCCAGGCAATCGCCCGATATAACGCCCCGGTATCCAGGTAGAGATAGCCCAGTTGTCGCGCCAGGAGTCGCGCAACTGTACTCTTCCCCACTCCAGCCGGACCGTCAATCGCGATAATCAGGCCACGTTTTCCCCGATTCACATCGGTGCCCTCAGACACAGATTCCTCGCACTATAGACGGTTTCCAGAAGCAGTCAACAGTTCCAAGAGCTTCCCCTCAAAACCCGGGAACGAAGTCTCGATGCAGGCGGTATCCACAATTTGAGTCGGCTGGGCGGCGGTCAACGCGCCGATGGCGACAGACATCGCCACTCGGTGGTCGCCATGACTTTCGCATGTTGCTCCGGTCAGCGCCCCGTTGCTCCCATTGCGCCCCAACCCTTGAATCACCATGCCGTCCGGCCGCTCTTCAATTCGCGCGCCCATCGCCCGCAATTCCTTGGCCATTGTCGCAATCCGATCACTCTCTTTCACCCGCAATTCTTCGGCGCCGGTGATCACCGTCTCCCCCTCCGCTACCGCGGCAGCCACGCACAGGATCGGAAATTCATCAATAGTCTGAGGGATCTGGTCGGGGCCGATCCGCACGCCCCGAAGCGGCATGGAGCGCACTCGCAGATCAGCGACTGGCTCTCCAGCCTCTTCGCGCGGACTGACCACCTCGATCTGCGCACCCATTCGATGCAGGACCTCCACCAATCCGGTTCGGGTCGGGTTCATCCCCACTCCACGAATTGTCACGTCAGACTCAGGCACAATCGAAGCCCCGACCAGAAAAAAGGCCGCTGCCGAAAGATCTCCCGGCACCACCACCGGCTTCCCGCCCCACCGTACGGACGGTCGCCCTTCAATCTTGACCGTGCACCCCTCTCGTTCGAAAGGGATCCCGAAATAGGCAAACATCCGCTCGGTGTGATCCCGCGAGAGTCGCGGTTCCGAGATCGTCGTGAGGCCGTCGGCGTACAAGGCGGCGAACAGGAGCGACGACTTGATCTGCGCGCTCGCCACCGGCGAGACATACGACACGCCGCGCAAACGAGTGCCGGTAATGGCCAAGGGAGCCAGTTCTCCGCCTTTACGCCCGGCAATGGTCGCACCCATTGTTCGCAATGGTTTCACCACGCGTCCCATCGGACGGCGCCGGATCGATTCATCGCCCGTCAGGATCGTAAAAAAGTCCTGCCCAGCCAGCAGCCCGGCCATCAAGCGAATGCCCGTCCCAGAATTGCCGCAATCAATCGGCCCGAACGGCTCTGTCAGCCCCCACATGCCCTTGCCGGAAACGTGCAGGGTTTGCGGCGACTCGTCGATGCGCACCCCCAAGGACTGAAACGCGCGCATGGTGTTCAGGCAATCTTCGCCCCGACAATAGTCACGAATGGTACTCGCACCTTCGGCGAGGGCCGTAAGAATGATCGCCCGGTGAGTGACGGACTTATCACCCGGCACCGTAATGGTGCCCTTCAGCGGCCGACATGGAGTAATCGTCAACGATGCCATCGCGACCTAGGCTTTCCGCGGCGTCTTGAGTGTGAGTTGTTCCCGCTCATGCTTCGCCTTGTCCAATTGCTTTTCGATCCCCGCTGCGTCACCGGCAGCGATCAAGCGCTTCAGCTCGCCCAGATGCCGTTCGTAGGTCTCGATTAAAGACACGACATTGTCCCGGTTCCACAAGAAAATGTCCCGCCACATTTCCGGCGAACTCGCGGCGATTCTCGTCGTGTCCCGCAATCCCCCGCCTGAATGACCGGCCAGATCCAGTTCCGGCACGCCGTGATCGCGCACATCCGCCAAGGCCGTCATCAGCGCAAATGCCGCCACATGCGGGAGGTGGCTCACCGCACCGAGGATTTTATCGTGAAGGAACGGGTCCATCTCCAAGACAATCGAGCCGGCCAGCTCCCAGATCGCGCGAACGATCTGCAACGCCTCGGGATCGGTTTTCGTAGTGGGCGTTAGAATGCAGCGCGCACCTGAGAAGAGCGTCTCCGAGCCTGCGGCCACTCCGGTCTTCTCCTTGCCGGCGATGGGATGCGCCCCCACGAACTTCACGGCAGACGGCAGTAAAGCTTCCGATCGCGTCACCAATGCGCCCTTGACGCTGCCCACGTCGCTCACGATGGTACCGGGCTTGAGACATCCGGCCCATTCCTGCAAATGGCGCTCGTAGGTATCGACCGGCGTCGCCAGCAGGACAAAGTCAGCCCCTTCGACCCCTTCGCGCGGATCAGACACGTACCGGTCGATAGCCCCAACCTCCACTGCCGTTTTCAGGTTCTCCACCCGGCGTCCGATCCCGACTACTGAATCCGCAACGTGGTGCCGACGAAGAATCATGCCTAGCGAGCCACCGATGAGCCCGACGCCGATAATCGCCACCTGTTGAAAATGTGGTGTCTTCATTGAATGACTGACGGCCTCTTCACGCCCCAATAGGCATCGGAGCGGTGAACGCAGGGTTACAGTGTGCGATCGACTGCGGCCGCAATCTTCCGCAAGTCGCCCATCAACTCTTTGAATTTCGACGGCCGAATCGATTCCTCCCCGTCACAGAGAGCACATTCGGGATTGGAATGCACTTCGATCAACAACCCATCGGCCCCAGCCGCAATGGCGGCTTTCGACATCGGCGCCACCAAATCCCACTTGCCGGTCGCATGGCTGGGATCGACGATCACCGGCAGATGCGACAGATCTTTGAGCGTGGGAATGGCCGCGAGGTCCAGCGTGTTCCGATACTGCGTTTCGAAGGTGCGGATACCACGCTCGCACAACATCACGTTGCGATTGCCGCGGGACATGATGTACTCCGCAGACAAAAGAAATTCCTTGATCGTGGCGGAGAGGCCTCGCTTCAGCAAGACCGGCTTGTCGTACGCACCGACCTCCTTGAGCAGCTCGAAGTTCTGCATGTTCCGGGCACCGATCTGAATGATGTCGGCCTTTTCGAGGAACAGCTCGATGTCTCGGGTATCCAGAATCTCACTCACGACCGGAAGCCCCGTCTGCTTCTTGGCCTCCACCAAATAGTCCAGTCCTTCTCGGCCCAGGCCTTGGAATGAATAGGGTGACGTTCGAGGCTTATATGCGCCGCCTCGTAAGACCGTGGCCCCGGCGGATTTGACCTCATGCGCAATCCCGACCGTCAGCTCCAACCGTTCAACCGCACAGGGGCCGGCCATGATCGTGATTTTCTTGTCGCCGATCTTCACCCCGTTGACGTCGATGATGGTGTTCTCTTTCTTGAACTCCCGGCTGACCAGCTTCCAGGGCGCCAGGATCGGCAACACACTTTCGACGCCCGGCAACGCCGTCAACGGCTGATTATGCAAAATCCGGTCGTCCCCGATCACCCCGATAATGGTACGCTCCTGGCCCGTAGAAATGTGCGACTTCAGCCCCAGCTCACGAAGTCGATCGATGATGTGATCGACTTCCCGCTCCGAAGCATCAGGCCTCAAGACAATAATCATGATCTCATCTCGCTTTCCTTATCGCGACGCGCCCAGCACGTCTTGCAGCGCCCTCAGGAACAGTTGATTTTCTTCCGGGAGACCGATGGTCACCCGCAACATTCGGCCGTCGATGTGACGAACGATGATGCCTTTGCGTAGCAGCGCATCGAACACTGCACGCCCATCCCTCCCGACATCGAAATAGAGGAAATTCGTTTCGCTCGGCAACGCCTCAAAGCCGAGACGCTGCAGACCGGCCCGCACCTTGTCCATTTCCGCATGATTGAGCGATCGACTCGCGGCCACATGGGCCTCGTCATCCAGTGCCGCCAGGGCCGCGCGTTGCGCCATACTGTTGGCGTTGAACGGCGGACGGATTCGATTGAGGTAGTTGGTGATTTCCGGCGTCGTGATGCCATAACCGATCCGCAGACCGGCTAGGCCATAGATCTTCGAAAAGGTCCGCAGCACGATGGCATTCCGTCCGGCCTTCACATACCCGATGGAATCGGGAAACTCCGGATGCCGGACATATTCGTAATAGGCTTCGTCGAAGACCACGACAACGTGATCGGGCACACGAGCCATCAACGCCGCCACCTCTGCCTTGGTCGCCATGGTGCCGGTCGGATTGTTGGGGTTGCAGACAAAGAGCAACCGGGTCTTGTCGGTGATGGCCGCCGCCATCGCCGGCAAATCGTGGTGCCAGGCCTTCTGGGGAACCTCCACCGCCACGCCGTGTGCCGCCTTTACCTCCATTTTATAAATCACAAAGGTATGTTCGGCCATGACCGCCTCGTCACCCGGCGACAAAAAGGTGCGCGCCAGGAGGCCGAGGAGTTCATCCGAACCGTTTCCCAGAATGACGTGATCCGGCGACACCTTCCATCGCTCGGCCAGCGCCCCTCGCAATCGGAACGCCCCACCGTCCGGGTACCGATGCAATGTGGGAGCGGTCTCCGCTAATACGGCGAGCGCTTTCGGCGATGGGCCGATCGGGTTCTCATTGGAGGCTAACTTGACGGCACGCGGCAGGCCCAACTCTCGCTGCAGTTCTTCAATGGGTTTTCCGGGAACGTATGGCACGAGGGAGGCAATATCGGGATGCACCTTCAATGGCATGGCGTGACTCGGACCTCTAGGAATAGGCGGGATATGACCCGAGAATCTTCATAAACAGACAGCGGCTCTTGACCTCTTCCGCCGCTTTTTTTACACGTTCTTCGTCGATGTGCCCTTCGATGTCGACAAAGAAAATGTACTCCCACGCCTTCCGGCGGGATGGACGCGATTCGATCTTGGTCATGTTCAGACCATGGGAGGCAAACGGCCGCAACAGATCGTAGAGAGCACCGACCTTATCCTTGACCGACAACATCAGCGACGTCTTGTCACGCCCGGTCCGTTCCGGAGCCTTCTGCGAGAGGACCAAGAACCGGGTAAAGTTATTGATGTTGTCTTCGATTCTCGCGGTCACCACTTTCAGCCCGTATAACTGCGCCGCCAACTCCGATGCGATGGCCGCAGCCGACGGATCGTCGACGGACATTTCTGCGGCGCGCGCGGTACTCGCCACCTCGGACACCGACACGTGGGGCAAATTCGTTTCCAGCCAATTCCGGCATTGTGCAATGGCATGCGGGTGCGAATAGATCCGCTTGATGTCTCCCGCCACGCCGCTCTTGGACATGAGGTGGTGCGCGACTTCCTGAAGGACTTCTCCGTAAATCAGGAGGTTGGAGTCGACAAACATATCGAGCGTATGAT
The sequence above is drawn from the Nitrospira defluvii genome and encodes:
- a CDS encoding 30S ribosomal protein S1; this encodes MSTVTPQSEPKLDRDALAAMYEETFRNFEEGTITEGMVVAIGKDKVVVDIGYKSEGMIPADQFSHEELAQLKVGDRLQVYLEECEDADGNLVLSKEKADKMKIWEELEKLHKEEKSIEGKIISRIKGGMMVDIGVKAFLPGSQIDLHPVRDLDSLVGKTFPLKIIKINHRRGNVVVSRRVLLEETRDRRRQTTLSTLKEGQLIQGTVKNITDYGAFIDLGGIDGLLHITDMSWGRVGHPSELFQVSDKVEVTVLKYDRETGRISLGLKQKSADPWTGVAGKYPVGTRVRGRVVSLTDYGAFVELEPGVEGLVHVSEMSWTHEVRHPSRVVSVGDQVEAAVLNIDPGSRKISLGMKQTAPNPWDMIEAKYPAGTRIEGKVKSLTDFGAFVGLEEGIDGLIHISDMSWTKHIKHPSELFKKGQKVDAVVIRIDKEKERLSLGYKQLSRDPWEEQIPNRYRVGDSITGKVSKIADFGLFIELDGDVEGLIHISEVGLDANVRMEEKFKLQDEVTAKIIKVDREERKIALSLRDHQLDSDRRQVEEFHASQGGIDQSLGRAAKQSRKRKDNQSDSEA
- a CDS encoding PCP reductase family protein, with the protein product MAESSNLTAPEVRWSDGALKRMERAPMFLRGMVRRLAEKKARELGYAEITEEILEQFKGQMMGTMGGEGGMAEAADQMAKGQLPWTAAAKERLAAVPEFMRGMIKQIADEIARKGGHMEVNVDLFEKVEALGEIREQEAAPMEWTEGALALLQQKIKESPPIAMDFVSDMIKHDTEELAREKGLTRIDEHTAVQLWEAPQERIAWSDEAWKRLQTSPDFVRSGIRKAAERRARKLGLKEVDSEHLTTFRNQAMMKAVKRIRSFGYNELTFDAFDTALQKTKRLQGNDQAEKRLQEIRSHFSDPEVKKPEGGTLGAELMGRFRKFLKGEGSL
- a CDS encoding prephenate dehydrogenase, with amino-acid sequence MKTPHFQQVAIIGVGLIGGSLGMILRRHHVADSVVGIGRRVENLKTAVEVGAIDRYVSDPREGVEGADFVLLATPVDTYERHLQEWAGCLKPGTIVSDVGSVKGALVTRSEALLPSAVKFVGAHPIAGKEKTGVAAGSETLFSGARCILTPTTKTDPEALQIVRAIWELAGSIVLEMDPFLHDKILGAVSHLPHVAAFALMTALADVRDHGVPELDLAGHSGGGLRDTTRIAASSPEMWRDIFLWNRDNVVSLIETYERHLGELKRLIAAGDAAGIEKQLDKAKHEREQLTLKTPRKA
- the aroF gene encoding 3-deoxy-7-phosphoheptulonate synthase; protein product: MIIVLRPDASEREVDHIIDRLRELGLKSHISTGQERTIIGVIGDDRILHNQPLTALPGVESVLPILAPWKLVSREFKKENTIIDVNGVKIGDKKITIMAGPCAVERLELTVGIAHEVKSAGATVLRGGAYKPRTSPYSFQGLGREGLDYLVEAKKQTGLPVVSEILDTRDIELFLEKADIIQIGARNMQNFELLKEVGAYDKPVLLKRGLSATIKEFLLSAEYIMSRGNRNVMLCERGIRTFETQYRNTLDLAAIPTLKDLSHLPVIVDPSHATGKWDLVAPMSKAAIAAGADGLLIEVHSNPECALCDGEESIRPSKFKELMGDLRKIAAAVDRTL
- the sppA gene encoding signal peptide peptidase SppA, with protein sequence MLRRILWAIVIGGGALILINALLPDLDFSGQDRVALIRVEGVILDAQATISELKHYSENPLVKAIVLRIDSPGGGVVPSQEIHDAVKRVKNKSNKAVIASMGTVAASGGYYIAAATDRIIANPGTLTGSIGVIMEMANFEGLMKKVGVEGVVIKSGRFKDVGSPLRKMSDEERKLLQSVMDDVHHQFIQAVADGRSLEVSEVEPLADGRIYTGRQAKEARLVDELGDLDDAIHIAADIAGMEGEPKVVEPRKRFSFRDIIESRWASVFPKLELDTGVKLKYLMAF
- a CDS encoding lysophospholipid acyltransferase family protein, whose translation is MSSALYALLWVLSRAIGWVCFRYRTVGTVPRQGGLLIASNHASYLDIPLLGCGVPRRVWYMGRHDLFPIPLLNGLLQALGWIPLRIGRLDREAFSKAVSLVQEGKAVAIFPEGGRTMTGALKPGKPGIGVIVSQTGCRVVPAHIGGTFEVLPPGAKWPRFRRVTVAYGDPLDFSQDATRLEGKAFYQHVSRTVMAKIAELGQVPNPGDGQAQAGASHRSAATPTAQSCNAE
- the pheA gene encoding prephenate dehydratase, encoding MSDDLQSHRQEIDRIDDQILRLLNERSKSVIEIGRLKKLKDAEAHLHTPAREAAIFERLSKQNTGPFPTDAIRAVYREIMSASLSLEGPQKVAYLGPRATFTHMACMQKFGSSAHYIPVNSIKDVFSEVERGRAHFGVVPIENTTEGVVNHTLDMFVDSNLLIYGEVLQEVAHHLMSKSGVAGDIKRIYSHPHAIAQCRNWLETNLPHVSVSEVASTARAAEMSVDDPSAAAIASELAAQLYGLKVVTARIEDNINNFTRFLVLSQKAPERTGRDKTSLMLSVKDKVGALYDLLRPFASHGLNMTKIESRPSRRKAWEYIFFVDIEGHIDEERVKKAAEEVKSRCLFMKILGSYPAYS
- the cmk gene encoding (d)CMP kinase — protein: MSEGTDVNRGKRGLIIAIDGPAGVGKSTVARLLARQLGYLYLDTGALYRAIAWKVQDMGVSPEDQRAIAGLLPKTILHMACGPEQSHVLLDGRDITGELRTPAVTALASVVSAIPAVREWLLPVQRKIGAEGCVVAEGRDIGTKVFPQADVKFFLEADAEVRATRRHRELVAAGHSVQFDQTKRDLTGRDDRDRSRTVAPLIPAPDAECIDTSSMSVDAVVAHMMAVVAARL
- the hisC gene encoding histidinol-phosphate transaminase, coding for MPLKVHPDIASLVPYVPGKPIEELQRELGLPRAVKLASNENPIGPSPKALAVLAETAPTLHRYPDGGAFRLRGALAERWKVSPDHVILGNGSDELLGLLARTFLSPGDEAVMAEHTFVIYKMEVKAAHGVAVEVPQKAWHHDLPAMAAAITDKTRLLFVCNPNNPTGTMATKAEVAALMARVPDHVVVVFDEAYYEYVRHPEFPDSIGYVKAGRNAIVLRTFSKIYGLAGLRIGYGITTPEITNYLNRIRPPFNANSMAQRAALAALDDEAHVAASRSLNHAEMDKVRAGLQRLGFEALPSETNFLYFDVGRDGRAVFDALLRKGIIVRHIDGRMLRVTIGLPEENQLFLRALQDVLGASR
- the aroA gene encoding 3-phosphoshikimate 1-carboxyvinyltransferase, with the translated sequence MASLTITPCRPLKGTITVPGDKSVTHRAIILTALAEGASTIRDYCRGEDCLNTMRAFQSLGVRIDESPQTLHVSGKGMWGLTEPFGPIDCGNSGTGIRLMAGLLAGQDFFTILTGDESIRRRPMGRVVKPLRTMGATIAGRKGGELAPLAITGTRLRGVSYVSPVASAQIKSSLLFAALYADGLTTISEPRLSRDHTERMFAYFGIPFEREGCTVKIEGRPSVRWGGKPVVVPGDLSAAAFFLVGASIVPESDVTIRGVGMNPTRTGLVEVLHRMGAQIEVVSPREEAGEPVADLRVRSMPLRGVRIGPDQIPQTIDEFPILCVAAAVAEGETVITGAEELRVKESDRIATMAKELRAMGARIEERPDGMVIQGLGRNGSNGALTGATCESHGDHRVAMSVAIGALTAAQPTQIVDTACIETSFPGFEGKLLELLTASGNRL